In a genomic window of Sphingomonas lutea:
- a CDS encoding TonB-dependent receptor — MKLESRHYFDAAATFAIKGRFDFTLGVNNLTKRRPSLLGADQIQANTQPSLYDVLGRRFFVTLSAKLTRP, encoded by the coding sequence GTGAAGCTCGAATCGCGCCATTATTTCGACGCCGCCGCGACCTTTGCGATCAAGGGCCGCTTCGATTTCACGCTGGGCGTCAACAATCTGACCAAACGGAGGCCTTCGTTGCTGGGCGCCGATCAGATCCAGGCGAACACGCAGCCTTCACTCTACGACGTTCTTGGCCGCCGTTTCTTCGTCACGCTCAGCGCAAAGTTGACGCGGCCCTAG